The region ACCCGGCCTCCGCCGGCGCCGGGCTCGGCTCAGCCGCCTGCGGCACCGCCGGAGGCTGAGGCGGCCCCTGCTCAGCCGCCTGCGGGGGCGGCGCAGCTGCGGGTGCCGGCGGAGGCGTCGCCGGTGCGGGCGCTTGCGGGGGCGTCGCCGGGCGTGCAGGTTCCGCGCGCGGCGGCTCCGCCGCTTCCTGCGCGGCGCGCTCGTGCGGGCGCTGGAAGACGCGCTTGGGCCGCGCCTCGCTATCGGCCGCCGGGGCGGCGGGCTGCGCGGCGGCGGACGCAGCCGGCGCGCCCTCACCTGGCGCAATGGTCATTCGGCGCTCGACGCGCTCCAACCTTTGCAGCAAAGCGGTTTCCGAGTCGGATGCGGTCGGCAGCAGCATCCGCGCGCAGAGCAGTTCGAGCAGCAACCGGGGCGCAGTCGCGCCGCGCATCTCGGCAAGTCCGGTGTGGACGATCTCGGCGAACCGGGACAGCGTTGCCGCGCCCAGCTGTTCGGCCTGGCTCTGCATCTTGGTGAGCTCGTCACCGGCGGCCTCGACCAGTCCGCGCTCCGCAGCGTCCGGCACCGAGTGGAGCAGCACGAGGTCGCGCAGCCGGTCGAGCAGGTCGGATCCGAACCGGCGGGGATCGTGCCCGGCTTCCACGAGCCGGTCGACCGTGCTGTAAACGGCGGCACCGTCACCGGCCGCGAGCGCATCGACCATGTCGTCGATCAGCGCGATGTCGGTGACCCCGAGCAGCGCCATCGCGCGCTCGTAGGTGACGCCCTCGGCGTTCGCCCCGGCGAGCAGCTGGTCAAGCACGCTTAATGTGTCACGGGCGGAGCCGCCACCGGCGCGGATCACCAGCGGATACACCGCGGGCTCGACGCGCACGTCTTCGTCTCGGCAGATGCGTTCGATGAGTTCGCGCATCACGCCCGGCGGCATCAACCGGAACGGGTAGTGGTGGGTCCGAGACCGGATGGTGGTGAGCACCTTGTCCGGTTCGGTGGTGGCGAAGACGAAGATCAGGTGTTCGGGCGGTTCTTCGACGATCTTCAGCAGGGCGTTGAAGCCCTGCGTGGTGACCATGTGGGCCTCGTCGATGATGAAGATCCGGTACCGCGATTGGGCCGGCGCGAAAAACGCCCGGTCACGCAGCTCGCGAGTGTCGTCGACGCCACCGTGGCTGGCCGCGTCGAGTTCGACGACGTCGACGCTGCCGCCGCCTTCGGGCGCAAGCGCGACGCACGAATCGCATTCCCCGCACGGGTCGGCGGTCGGCCCCTGAGCACAGTTCAGCGAACGGGCGAGGATGCGGGCGCTGGAGGTCTTGCCGCAACCGCGCGGCCCGGAGAACAGGTACGCGTGGTTGATCCGACCGGAGGACAGCGCGGTCCGCAGCGGCTCTGTGACGTGGTCTTGCCCGACGACCTCAGCGAAGGTCGCCGGTCGGTACTTGCGGTAGAGGGCGAGCGCCACGGTCAAAACCCTACGCGGTCCGGCTGACAACTCGAACGGGGCCCGAAAAGCGCCCCAGACAATAAAGGGGACCCCGTGCACCCGCCAGAGCCCGCTTACCCTTGCTGCCTTCCGGCCCTGGGGGAGTTCACAGGATGGACGCCGCACGAGGTCCACGGTCAGTGTAACCCGACGCTGCGCGAGGCCGCGGAAGCGGCCCCCGATCATTGATCCGCCGGAAGGTTCTCCGCCATCCAGCGCAGCGCCGCCACGCGCCCGCCGAAGGCCCCGGCCCTGGTCAGGGGACCCCCTCCAGCGCCCGCCAGTGCTACGACAGCGTGGATTCGCTTGAGTACGACCAAGCCACGGACCACCCACAGACGGCACCCCGGTCAACCCGTGCACCAAGAAGGCCAGCGTGCACAGGATGAACACCGAACAATCAAGGTGATCATTCGGTCGGCGGCACCACGTGGCCGAAGCGGAGACCCCCACTGTCCGGGTCGCCGATTTCGCGCGGAAACGCCACGCGCCCTCGATACCCCGGCCAACGTTCCTGGACACTAGCCAGGTCGAATTGAAGCTGCGCAAAGCTCGTTCCAAGCCGAACCGCGCGAGTCCCAAATCCGACCGCCGGCATTCATTTTTACCGAGCAAACATCGGATGACCGCGAGCAAATCTCATTGCCATCGCACACCCTGCACCGTTGGACCGAGGCGAAACTCGGTCCAACGGTGCGGCCGCCAAGGAACCCGTGTCCGCTTGGACGATGCCCCCGGTCAATTTCGGGCTATTCAACGCCGCGTGACCGCCGCTCACGTTTCGCAAGCGATGCCGTCACCGTCCCGGTCCAATTTCGAGGAATAGCCGGGTTCTCCCCGGTGCAGCGGTGCCACGCCCGCCGCCCTGGCGGCCGAGCAGTTCGGGTAGTAAGCCGCCGCCGGGCGCTCCTCAACTTCAGGTGCAGGCTCCGGTTCCGGCTTCGGGGCCGGTTTAGGCTGCGCCCGCCGTGGTTCCGGCACTGGGCTCGGCTCCGGGCTTGGGGCCGATGCCGGGCTGGGGACCGGTGCCGGGCTTGGCGGCGGCGCCAGACGAATCGCGCCGAAGCACGGCGCTCCCCACACCCCTCGCTGTGCCACTCGCCCATCCGCCTCCGCACGCGCGAATTCGGCGATCAATTCGGCAGGCGCACCTTGCGCGGACAAACGCGCTTGCCCCTGTTCGAGAGCGAGAACCGAGTAGTTGGCGCCACCAGGAACGAATACCACCGCGGTCTGTTCTACCTGCGAGCCAGCCTCCGCCGCCGGGTCAAGCTGGATACGTACCGCCTTGCCCAGCAAGGCCTGTTCAGCGAACGCCTTGGCTTCGGCTCCCCAGCATTCGGGGTCCGCGCCCAGTACCGGGCTGCGAACGCCAGCGAGTCGCACCACCTGGGCCGCTTTACCCACGATCTGGACCTTGACCCGGTCCGCGTCGACGATCTCCGATACGACGGCATCCTGCACGAGCGGCGCGGGCGGCGTCTGCGATGCCGAAGGGGCCTGTGATACCGAGGACGGGACGTCGGTAACCACAGCGGGTTTCGCCTGGTTCGATTGCTCCTGCGGTGGGACGAGCGCGGCGAGGAGGAAAATCGTGATCAGCGAACTGAAAGCGCATGCCACCGTGATCAAAGGACCACGCGCTCCCCTTTGCGATACCTGCTGATAAGCGCCCCCGGCAGGCGGAACGGACCGACCGCGCCAATACCACCACAAGCCGATCGCCACCCACAGCGAGATCGGCCAAATGAACATCGCCAGGAGGCCGACCACGATCCAGGGCAAAATGCTGCGATCCCGCGCCTTCAGCTGCCACAGAACGATGCTCATGGCAACGGTCGCAGCCATTCCGATCAACATGATGACGGCCAACGCCATCCAGATCTCCCAGTTTTGTAGTTGTAGTCAAGCGCCTAATCGCGACCCATGAAAAATCCGTTACCAAAGGGACAAAAGTGGTCTGCGTCACATCAGGTGAGGCTGCGGGGTGCCGAATAGTGCCCGTCATCGACCGAAGCCAGCGCTGGACCACACCACTGCCTGTCGGAGCGAGATCGTCACGAGGCGGATGATCGACACGGGCCACCTAGCCGCCTATCCGCAGGCGCGAGCCCGAACAGCCACGCTCGGAATTTCAGCGCAGTCGAAGCTTGTCAAGGGCTCGTTGGTTGGTCTTGGCGCTGCTCCGCAGGACTGAGTTGAGGATGCCGTTGTAGACGAGGTCCCAAAGCGCTTGGTTAGCCTGGACCTCCCGGGTGTTGAGCGATAGCTCGGTGCCCTTCTTGTCGGTGAGCTCCAGGTCCCACGCCAGCCCGCCGCTGGTGCCCACAACCTTGACCTCAGTGAGCTCGTACAAGTCGACGTAGCCACCTTTGACCGCGAGCCAGTCCGCTCCTGCCGAAATTCCCCAGCGGTCGCAGAGAAGTTGCCAGCCAGCCCAGAGGGGCGCCACGCCAACCACGAGGGCCCAGAGCCAGGGCGTGTTCCACATCCAGTCAAAGCCCCAGTCCTTGAAGCAGAGGATGAGGAACCCAAGTCCGGACACGACAAAGCCCGAAATGATCGCTCCATCGATCGTGCCCTGGTACCACTCCAGCACCGGCCCTCGCCCGGCTGGGGCCTGCGGGTACCGCGCGAGCTTTGGTGACCTGCGAGGAAGTTCGCCGAACGCGGTGAACCTGGGCGCTTGGGGTGGGCGAGGCTCGCCGGTGCGGGAGTTGGGTTTCGGGGGGAGTGTCGCCGTCACGAGCAATCCTTAGCGTGTCATCTTCGGATTGATCTCTTCGAGCTTCTTACCAAGGTTGATCATTTCATCGCCGAGTTCATCGACCGTGAAACCGACTCCGACACCGACGATTCCGCCCGCGATCGCTCCTGGCGGTCCGCCGATCGCAGCACCGATGATCGCGCCGGAAACGAGGCTGGCCGTGCCGCTGGCGACCGCAATGGTCGGGTCCTTGCCCTGGCCAATGTCGTATCCAATACCCAAGCCGGTGGCGATGATTCCCAGGCCGGGAACAATCTTGCCGAAGCGCACGGAGCCCTTGAGGTACGGGTTGGCGGTCTTGACGCTCTTCGGGACGAGCTTGCGGTCCAAGCGCTCCAGTTGGTCCTGCACCCGCGGGGGGAAGCGGCCGATCACCCGTGAGGCGCGCGTAGCGACGGCTTGGTCCATCGCTTCCTTGGCGCGCAGCTCATTGGTGATCTGGATGGCGGCGGCCTTGCTGCGGTTGGCGATGCTCAGGTTCTGGCTGGTCGTGAGCTTGGCCGCGCGTTCGGCCTTGCTCATCGCATCTTCAGCGAGCCGACGGTACTTGCTCATGCGCACGGCCGTCGCGCCGATGACACCGCATGAGATGTCGGTGAGGGTGAGCGAGAGTTTCACCGGGTCCAGTACCCCAGATAGGAACCGCACGAGGATGTGCTGGGACTGCGATTCCTTGTCCCGTGCTTCCTTCACGATCTGGCTGGCCTGTGCGTAGGCCATTGCCTTGCGGTCGAACGCCGCCTGCGCTTGCACGGCTGCCGCGTGTTCTTGCTGCTCCGCTGGAGTTCCTTGGCGTCCCTCCGGGAGTGGCTTGGGGTCTGGTGGTGCGGGCCCGGGTTCTTCGATTGTGAAGCCATGGACCACCAGTCCGCCCAGGGCGGCTACGTCCTGGGCCCGTTGCATCATCGCCTTGACGGTGCGTAGGTCGTCGGCGTGGGTTTGCAGCTCGCGGCAGGTGTCTTGCAACGCCCGGACTTCGGTGTCAGCCATCTTGCCTACGGCGATCAACACGGCGCGGAACCCGTCGGCCGCAGCACCTTTCCAGCCTGCCTCGGACTCGGCGCTGGCAAGCTGGATTTGCCGTGCGGCTTCTTCGACGCCATCGGACTGCCGGTACGCCCAGTCGTAGACGGCGGTGAGACTGTCGGGATCTCCCTTGACTTCGGTGTCCAGCGACATCATTCATCCCCAGTCAACGTGGTTGCTCGGCCGCGAGTTCGCTGGCCTGCATCGCGACGGCGTGCTCGTAATCGGTATCGGCGTACACGGCTCGGCTTTCCGCAGTTGCGTCGCCGACGGCGCTTATGCCGCTGGACAAGTTGCCGAGTGCATCGATCAGCAGTGCCAGGGCTCCTTGCACCGCTCCGGTAATGACGCCGGCCTGCGGGTCCGGCGGCGCCGCGGCGTGGGCTTCAAGGTCGGCACTGGCGTTGCGGAGGCGGCTCGCGAGCGCGTCGAGCAACTCCGGATTCGCGTTCAGGTCCGCCATCTATTTCCCCTGTTGGAACCGTGTGCGACGGTCCTCGACCGGCAAAGCCGCGTCCCAAAGGACGACGTCCGCACCGCTGCGGCCTTTGATGTCGACGATTTGTTCGCCCTGCACGGCAACCCACGCCTGGCCGTCACCGCACCCGTCAACGAGTTCCTGCACCGACGTGAAGGCAAGTAGAGCCCGTTGCCCGTCGGCAGTGTCGCGCAGTTCCACGGTCACATCGGTGGCGCCTTTCGTGACGCGCTGGCATGGGATATACGCGGTCGCTGGAAGTTCCTCCTCGTCCATTGGTGCGACGTGCTCGGCGCGGATCACGGAGGGTGCCACGTCTACGTGTTCCCGCATCACGTCCTTTTCGCCGTATACCAAACTTTCCCCCTGATTCGGCGGCTTTCCAGTTCAGCACGGTACAGAGATGATCTTGCTTCGCTGCTCCCCTGACGCAAGATCACTCGAAAGGCGCAGACACGACAAGGGCCGGCGCGAAGCTCACCTCGGCCGCGCCGGCCTTTGCCCATTTCAGCGGGAACTGCTCAACCGTCGTTGTCGGTCTCCGGTTTCTCGTCGATGTCGTGTCCGACCGCGGTTGCAACGGGGTCGATGTCGACGGGTGTTGGGATCGGCGGTCCGGTCACCTTGTGTTGATCGTCGCGTGAGCTGGCCACGTGATCGGCAGGAACCGTTTGGGCATCGCCTTTTTCGCGGTCATAGCGTGATGCGAAAAAGCATCGGCGGCGCAGGAGGCTCGGGGGCGCGTGGCGCACCACGGGGTCGCAGCTGTGCACCGGCCTCGCACAACATGCGACGCACCGCCCCGAACGACCGCCCGGACTCCTCGGTGAGTTGCCGGATGCTGGCTCCCTGCTCGTACCGCGTTTTCAAGGTGCGGGCGAGGGTTTCCCGCTGTGCTCCTGCGATTCGGTTACCTCGCGAGATCTTCTGCGTTTCCATCAACTCCTTGGGGCAACACGGAAATTCGGGGTAGGCGACATGACGGCCTGTCTGACTGGACAAACAGAGGTCGAGGAGGTGCAGAGCATCGTGCTTTCCCCCGGTCGGCGACCCCAGCCCGGGCAGCGGGCTGGTCACGACCGATCCCGCGCGGAAGCGAGCGCGCTGAGCCGCTCACCGACAAGAACGTGCAACTCGGCCGGGCTGCGGCGCTCCAACACATACTCCAGATCGCGAGTTCCTTCCTCGGAGTTCCTGTGTCGTTGTCCAAGCTGCCCGTGCCATCCGCGCCTTCCATCCGATGCGCCCCCGTCACACAAGAACCCGCCTCTACCAGCGAACACCTCGCCCGGCAGAAGACCCCTGACCTCTCGTCGATCAACATACCCACAACGGAATTGATAGTTAGGAATTCCTGATTCAAAATCGCCCGGATGGGGTAGATGTTGAATGACAAGGCAAGGCCGCCCGGTGGAGGATGGCGGTCATGGTCAACTCCGACGCCCTGAACCCTGCCGTCAGGCGAGTACAGCTTGGGATCATCCTTCGCCTACTGCGCGAACGCGCCGAGCTCAAGCCGAAGGACGTCGCGCCCAAACTCGGCTGGTACGTCGCGAAGGTGACCAAGCTCGAAAAGGGCGACGTGACGATCAGCCTTCCCGAGATTGACCGCCTCATCGAGCTCTACGGCGTCGAGGGCGAGGAAGCCGAGAAAGTTCGCCGACTCGGGTCCGAGGCACGCAAACGGGACCGACCGTCGCGCGTGCCCGATTGGGGACAGACATACGTCGCACTGGAGACCGCCGCAGCAGAGATCAAGGTTTACGACGGTGAGCTGATCCCTGGCATGCTTCAAACCGAGGATTACGCCCGGGCGGTCCTCTCACTCTCGGTCGCGAATACCGCAGACGAGATCGAGGCACGAGTAGCCGAGCGACTGCAGCGCGGCGAGCGCCTCCATACCAACGAACCGCCCTCGCTCTGGGTCGTGCTCGGGGAAGCTGCCCTGCACAGGGAAGTCGGTGGCCGAAACTTGCTCTGTGCTCAGCTTCAACACCTGGTTCGCATCGGCCGACTCCGGCACGTCACGATCCAAGTGCTGCCCTTCAGAAGCGGCGAGCACATCGCGCTCGGCACGTCGTTCACGTTGATCCACCTCGCGGACCCGGTAGCGACCTTCGCCTACCTCGAAGGACTCACGGATGCGGACTACCTCGACCGTCCCGGCCACACAGCCGTGTACCGCGAAGTGTTCGATAAGCTCCGTGTGACAGCACTCGGCGACCGAGAGTCGACGACGATGCTCAAACGGCGGATCGAGGAACTCACCTAGGAGGGCTACATGCGAGCCCCAGAGCTTGGGCCGGTCACTTGGCGCAAGTCCAGCCGCACCACCGGCAACAACAACTGCATCGAAGTTGCCAGGTTC is a window of Saccharopolyspora phatthalungensis DNA encoding:
- a CDS encoding DNA polymerase III subunit gamma and tau, whose translation is MALALYRKYRPATFAEVVGQDHVTEPLRTALSSGRINHAYLFSGPRGCGKTSSARILARSLNCAQGPTADPCGECDSCVALAPEGGGSVDVVELDAASHGGVDDTRELRDRAFFAPAQSRYRIFIIDEAHMVTTQGFNALLKIVEEPPEHLIFVFATTEPDKVLTTIRSRTHHYPFRLMPPGVMRELIERICRDEDVRVEPAVYPLVIRAGGGSARDTLSVLDQLLAGANAEGVTYERAMALLGVTDIALIDDMVDALAAGDGAAVYSTVDRLVEAGHDPRRFGSDLLDRLRDLVLLHSVPDAAERGLVEAAGDELTKMQSQAEQLGAATLSRFAEIVHTGLAEMRGATAPRLLLELLCARMLLPTASDSETALLQRLERVERRMTIAPGEGAPAASAAAQPAAPAADSEARPKRVFQRPHERAAQEAAEPPRAEPARPATPPQAPAPATPPPAPAAAPPPQAAEQGPPQPPAVPQAAEPSPAPAEAGFDAAAVRQVWSGVLQAVAKRNRPTQALLLNATVQDLNGGALVLSMPTSGLVKQLAQQRRLDFVREALREVIGGEWDIECVEAGAAPPPPTRPAAPKQPPQRRSTSQQSESAGANPQQSANARAANGHPPGQSANGRTSPRPQSSASPRQGSVPRPPEPDDIPPPPEPPDDEPPPDDIPPPEPPRPPQPSRDPQPPQEPQATREPQPPVTDDEEDPEAMLAESSPMDASVRSGPDPEAAAVELFERELGARRIDD
- a CDS encoding thermonuclease family protein; the protein is MALAVIMLIGMAATVAMSIVLWQLKARDRSILPWIVVGLLAMFIWPISLWVAIGLWWYWRGRSVPPAGGAYQQVSQRGARGPLITVACAFSSLITIFLLAALVPPQEQSNQAKPAVVTDVPSSVSQAPSASQTPPAPLVQDAVVSEIVDADRVKVQIVGKAAQVVRLAGVRSPVLGADPECWGAEAKAFAEQALLGKAVRIQLDPAAEAGSQVEQTAVVFVPGGANYSVLALEQGQARLSAQGAPAELIAEFARAEADGRVAQRGVWGAPCFGAIRLAPPPSPAPVPSPASAPSPEPSPVPEPRRAQPKPAPKPEPEPAPEVEERPAAAYYPNCSAARAAGVAPLHRGEPGYSSKLDRDGDGIACET
- a CDS encoding SAV_915 family protein, which encodes MREHVDVAPSVIRAEHVAPMDEEELPATAYIPCQRVTKGATDVTVELRDTADGQRALLAFTSVQELVDGCGDGQAWVAVQGEQIVDIKGRSGADVVLWDAALPVEDRRTRFQQGK
- a CDS encoding helix-turn-helix domain-containing protein, giving the protein METQKISRGNRIAGAQRETLARTLKTRYEQGASIRQLTEESGRSFGAVRRMLCEAGAQLRPRGAPRAPEPPAPPMLFRITL
- a CDS encoding helix-turn-helix domain-containing protein, with the translated sequence MVNSDALNPAVRRVQLGIILRLLRERAELKPKDVAPKLGWYVAKVTKLEKGDVTISLPEIDRLIELYGVEGEEAEKVRRLGSEARKRDRPSRVPDWGQTYVALETAAAEIKVYDGELIPGMLQTEDYARAVLSLSVANTADEIEARVAERLQRGERLHTNEPPSLWVVLGEAALHREVGGRNLLCAQLQHLVRIGRLRHVTIQVLPFRSGEHIALGTSFTLIHLADPVATFAYLEGLTDADYLDRPGHTAVYREVFDKLRVTALGDRESTTMLKRRIEELT